From one Streptococcus pneumoniae genomic stretch:
- a CDS encoding DUF1146 family protein produces MIQLVFILSSHLFFIYLSFHLLSSLVQWDKYLKVTAENSVKIRLLIFLLSVMMGYLLSSFFISLYQLGREAFLTNL; encoded by the coding sequence ATGATTCAATTAGTATTTATTCTCAGTAGTCATTTATTTTTTATCTATCTGTCCTTTCATTTGCTCTCAAGTCTCGTGCAGTGGGACAAGTATTTAAAAGTAACAGCTGAGAATAGTGTGAAAATTCGTTTATTGATTTTTCTGTTGAGTGTGATGATGGGCTATTTATTGAGTTCATTTTTCATCAGCTTATACCAGCTAGGTAGAGAAGCTTTTTTAACAAATTTATGA
- a CDS encoding MarR family transcriptional regulator has protein sequence MKQMLELLKKHELDLKTMIVFKKAERTLLPFENRTFKEHQLTPTQFAVLETLYSKGNLRIQDLIDKILATSGNMTVVIKNMVRDGLIFRTCDPNDRRSFLVGLTPEGRTKIEAILPDHIANIQQAMTVLDEQDKKDLIRILKKFKNLS, from the coding sequence ATGAAACAAATGCTTGAACTTTTAAAAAAACACGAGCTAGATCTAAAGACAATGATTGTCTTTAAAAAAGCAGAAAGAACACTTCTACCTTTTGAAAATCGAACCTTTAAAGAGCACCAGCTCACACCGACTCAGTTTGCAGTATTAGAAACCTTATATAGCAAGGGAAATTTACGCATTCAAGATCTGATTGATAAAATTCTGGCTACCTCTGGTAATATGACAGTCGTCATCAAAAACATGGTCCGAGATGGTCTTATCTTTCGCACCTGTGATCCAAATGATCGCAGATCTTTTCTTGTCGGTCTGACTCCTGAAGGACGCACAAAGATCGAGGCGATCCTGCCTGATCATATTGCAAATATCCAGCAAGCCATGACTGTTTTAGATGAGCAAGATAAAAAAGATTTAATTCGTATTTTAAAGAAATTTAAAAATCTGAGCTAA
- a CDS encoding NADPH-dependent FMN reductase has product MSKKILFIVGSLRQGSFNHQMAQIAEKALAGGAEVSYLDYSQVPLMNQDLEVPAPSAVAAAREAVLAVDAIWIFSPVYNWSIPGVVKNLLDWLSRALDLSDTTSASALHEKFVTVSSVANGTSPEEVFKDYRKLLPFIRMQVVEPFTGAPVNPEAWGTGELVLSEEKTAELAAQAEALLAAIQ; this is encoded by the coding sequence ATGTCTAAAAAAATCTTATTTATCGTCGGTTCCCTTCGCCAAGGTTCGTTTAACCACCAAATGGCACAAATAGCTGAAAAAGCCCTAGCTGGAGGTGCGGAAGTTTCTTACCTTGATTACAGCCAAGTTCCTTTGATGAACCAAGACCTTGAAGTTCCAGCACCTAGCGCTGTTGCTGCAGCACGCGAAGCAGTTCTCGCAGTAGATGCTATCTGGATCTTCTCACCTGTCTACAACTGGTCTATCCCAGGTGTTGTGAAAAACCTTCTTGACTGGCTCTCTCGTGCCCTTGATTTGTCTGATACGACAAGTGCTTCAGCCCTTCATGAGAAATTCGTCACAGTTTCTTCTGTGGCAAATGGAACTTCTCCAGAAGAAGTCTTCAAAGATTACCGTAAACTCTTGCCATTCATCCGTATGCAAGTCGTTGAACCATTCACAGGTGCTCCTGTCAATCCAGAAGCTTGGGGAACAGGGGAATTAGTTCTTTCTGAAGAAAAAACAGCTGAATTAGCTGCACAAGCAGAAGCACTTCTTGCAGCGATTCAATAA
- the yaaA gene encoding peroxide stress protein YaaA yields the protein MKILIPTAKEMNLNVETTRREPLSVASQAVLEDLAAYTVQDLATLYQIKEERAEEEYQHIQALKTQTAKTYPALELFDGLMYRNIRRQNLEFAEKNYLEDHLLITSSLYGVIPAYGTISPHRLDFMMKLKVAGKSLKQHWKEEFDAAVKGEDVLLSLLSSEFEMVFSKVNRDKMIRFKFLEEKEGQLKVHSTISKKARGQFLTALMEHQVEDLAVIKDMSFAGFSFREDLSHDQEYVFVKTV from the coding sequence ATGAAAATTTTAATTCCCACCGCAAAAGAAATGAATCTAAATGTTGAAACGACAAGGAGAGAACCTTTATCAGTAGCTAGCCAAGCAGTGCTAGAGGATCTAGCCGCTTATACTGTCCAAGATTTGGCAACATTATATCAGATAAAGGAAGAGCGTGCAGAAGAAGAGTATCAGCATATCCAAGCTTTAAAGACACAAACAGCGAAAACCTATCCAGCTTTGGAATTGTTTGACGGGCTTATGTATCGAAATATCAGACGTCAAAATTTGGAGTTTGCTGAAAAGAATTATTTAGAAGACCATCTTTTGATTACATCGAGTTTGTATGGTGTGATCCCTGCTTATGGAACCATTTCTCCTCATCGTCTTGATTTTATGATGAAGCTAAAAGTAGCTGGCAAGAGTTTAAAACAGCATTGGAAAGAGGAGTTCGATGCTGCGGTAAAAGGAGAAGATGTGCTACTTTCTCTCTTGTCTAGTGAGTTTGAGATGGTTTTTTCAAAGGTGAATCGAGATAAGATGATTCGGTTTAAATTCTTAGAAGAAAAAGAAGGGCAGCTCAAGGTTCATTCGACGATTTCTAAAAAAGCAAGAGGACAATTTCTTACGGCTTTGATGGAACATCAAGTAGAAGATCTTGCGGTGATAAAAGACATGAGTTTTGCTGGCTTTTCTTTCCGAGAAGATTTATCGCATGATCAGGAATATGTCTTTGTCAAAACAGTATAG
- a CDS encoding DUF1836 domain-containing protein, producing MNKPSIPLWEELPDLDLYLDQVLLYINQINQQVFTSLDKPLTSSMINNYVKHGYIQKPVKKKYNQAQLARLLALTILKQVFPIPDIAETIELLLETRTSQELYDEFATCMNQHSKSEAHPAIQSACQTVQLFHQTRIISLTLKGDSHETSPQT from the coding sequence ATGAATAAACCCTCTATCCCCCTGTGGGAAGAATTACCCGATCTTGACCTCTATCTCGATCAGGTCCTGCTCTATATCAATCAAATCAACCAACAGGTCTTTACGAGCCTAGACAAACCCTTAACTTCCTCCATGATTAACAATTATGTCAAACACGGCTATATTCAAAAGCCCGTCAAGAAAAAATACAATCAAGCCCAACTTGCTCGTCTGTTAGCACTGACAATACTCAAGCAGGTATTTCCGATTCCAGATATTGCAGAAACGATTGAGCTACTGTTAGAAACACGAACTTCTCAAGAACTCTATGACGAATTTGCAACTTGTATGAATCAACACTCAAAAAGCGAAGCACATCCCGCCATTCAAAGCGCCTGCCAAACGGTTCAACTCTTTCATCAAACTAGAATCATCAGCCTCACCTTGAAAGGAGACTCTCATGAAACAAGCCCTCAAACTTAG
- a CDS encoding hemolysin III family protein, with product MKQALKLSPQLSFGEEVANSITHAVGSLAMLILLPISSAYAYETHGLLSSIGVSIFVISLFLMFLSSTIYHSMAYGSTHKYILRIIDHSMIYIAIAGSYTPVVLTLMNNWLGYLIITIQWGATLFGILYKIFAKEVNEKFSLALYLIMGWLVVFIIPPIISQTTPLFWGLMLAGGLCYTVGAGFYAKRRPYFHMIWHLFILAASVLQYLAIVYFM from the coding sequence ATGAAACAAGCCCTCAAACTTAGTCCACAACTCAGCTTTGGCGAAGAAGTAGCAAATAGCATTACCCACGCTGTTGGAAGCCTTGCTATGCTGATTTTACTGCCTATCTCGTCTGCCTATGCCTATGAGACTCATGGTCTTCTATCTTCTATCGGTGTTTCAATTTTCGTCATCAGCCTCTTTCTCATGTTTCTATCTTCGACGATCTATCACTCTATGGCCTATGGATCAACTCACAAGTATATCTTGCGAATCATTGACCACTCTATGATTTATATCGCTATCGCAGGAAGCTATACACCTGTTGTTTTGACCTTGATGAATAACTGGCTAGGCTACCTCATCATTACCATCCAGTGGGGAGCGACTCTCTTTGGTATTCTCTATAAAATCTTTGCCAAAGAAGTCAATGAAAAATTCAGCCTGGCTTTGTATCTCATCATGGGCTGGTTAGTTGTTTTCATCATTCCTCCTATTATCAGCCAAACAACTCCACTCTTTTGGGGATTGATGTTAGCTGGCGGACTTTGTTATACTGTGGGAGCAGGATTTTATGCCAAACGCAGACCCTATTTCCATATGATTTGGCATTTATTTATCTTAGCTGCATCTGTCTTGCAGTATTTAGCTATCGTTTATTTTATGTAG
- a CDS encoding DNA/RNA non-specific endonuclease produces MKKSSKWLLATLALLSLNLFVSSNKTNTFTPSIVYAENFAPVIAEDGTLSFTGQKQVLLGELDSLKRATSAHIQLQDKDEPKKQQEPKIKYDPVGWHNFKFAYNDGKKKAWLMHRGHLIGYQFSGLTNEKRNLAPMTAWLNAGNFKGTDEKNQESMLYYENQLDNWLAIHPNYWLDYKVTPIYTDKELLPRQIKLQYVGLDEHGQKLEIKVGGKETVDEHGITTVILDNLSPNATIDYATGKASPIDMAKKAEEEKKAAEQRQLEETQKSEEQIVPPEQNLPEAAPQEANQQEERTVYIARYGAADVYWYDTGNMPKNTRLDRVISMTESEAIAQGKRHTSKE; encoded by the coding sequence ATGAAAAAATCTTCTAAATGGCTTCTCGCCACACTAGCCTTATTGAGTCTTAACCTTTTTGTCTCATCAAATAAGACCAACACTTTCACCCCTTCTATCGTTTATGCTGAGAACTTTGCTCCTGTAATCGCTGAAGATGGGACCCTTTCCTTTACTGGTCAAAAACAAGTACTACTAGGTGAATTAGATTCCCTAAAACGTGCTACATCTGCACATATTCAGCTACAAGATAAGGACGAACCTAAGAAACAACAAGAACCAAAAATCAAGTATGATCCCGTAGGCTGGCATAATTTTAAATTTGCATACAATGATGGCAAGAAAAAAGCTTGGCTTATGCATCGTGGACATTTGATCGGCTATCAATTTAGTGGATTGACCAATGAAAAACGAAACTTAGCGCCCATGACAGCTTGGTTGAATGCTGGTAACTTCAAGGGTACAGATGAGAAGAATCAAGAGAGCATGCTCTACTATGAGAATCAATTGGACAACTGGTTGGCCATTCATCCAAACTACTGGTTAGATTATAAAGTCACGCCGATTTATACAGATAAGGAACTTCTACCACGCCAAATCAAGTTGCAGTATGTTGGCTTGGATGAACATGGACAAAAACTGGAAATTAAAGTAGGAGGTAAAGAAACGGTTGATGAACACGGTATTACGACCGTTATACTCGACAATCTCTCTCCAAATGCAACAATTGATTATGCCACAGGCAAAGCAAGCCCTATTGACATGGCTAAAAAAGCCGAAGAAGAAAAGAAAGCTGCCGAGCAACGACAGCTAGAAGAAACTCAAAAATCTGAAGAGCAAATCGTTCCTCCTGAACAAAATCTTCCTGAAGCTGCTCCTCAAGAAGCAAACCAACAAGAAGAACGAACAGTCTATATTGCTCGCTATGGTGCAGCAGATGTCTATTGGTATGATACAGGAAACATGCCTAAAAACACTCGCCTAGACCGCGTGATTTCCATGACCGAATCAGAAGCTATCGCCCAAGGTAAGCGGCATACAAGTAAAGAATGA
- the rlmD gene encoding 23S rRNA (uracil(1939)-C(5))-methyltransferase RlmD produces MMKKNDIVEVEIVDLSHEGLGVAKVDGLVFFVENALPGEMISMRVLKVNKKIGYGRLEEYLTTSPERNEAIDTTYLRAGIADLGHLNYEAQLQFKTKQVKDSLYKIAGIKDIEVPLTLGMDQPFAYRNKAQVPVRRVNGQLETGFFRKNSHDLMPIEDFYIQHPEIDQVIVAVRDLLRRFDLKPYNEEEKSGLIRNIIVRRGHYTGDIMVVLVTTRPKVFRIEQLIELLVAQFPQISSIMQNINDRDTNVIFGQEFRLLYGKDCITDQMLGNTFEISAPSFYQVNTEMAEKLYQTAIDFADVKPNDIVVDAYSGIGTIGLSFAKHVKAVYGVEVVPQAVENSKRNAELNGITNAHYVCDTAENAMSNWVKEGIEANVIVVDPPRKGLTESFIKASCHMNPDKIVYVSCNVATLARDLKLYQELGYHLSKIQPVDLFPQTHHVECVSLLVKER; encoded by the coding sequence ATGATGAAAAAAAATGATATTGTAGAAGTAGAGATTGTGGATTTGAGCCACGAGGGGCTAGGGGTCGCAAAAGTAGACGGCTTGGTCTTTTTTGTGGAAAATGCCCTGCCAGGTGAGATGATTTCCATGCGCGTGCTCAAGGTCAATAAAAAAATTGGCTATGGAAGATTGGAAGAATATCTCACCACATCACCTGAGCGCAATGAAGCGATTGATACGACTTATTTGCGAGCTGGAATTGCAGATTTGGGGCATTTAAACTATGAAGCACAGCTCCAATTTAAAACTAAGCAGGTCAAAGATAGCCTGTATAAGATTGCAGGGATTAAGGACATAGAGGTGCCACTCACGCTTGGTATGGATCAGCCTTTTGCTTACCGTAACAAGGCACAAGTCCCTGTACGTCGTGTCAATGGTCAGCTAGAAACAGGATTTTTCCGTAAGAATTCCCACGATTTAATGCCGATTGAGGATTTTTATATCCAGCATCCTGAGATTGATCAAGTGATTGTAGCTGTGCGTGATTTGCTGCGCCGTTTTGACCTTAAACCCTATAATGAAGAGGAAAAATCAGGTCTTATTCGCAATATCATTGTTCGCCGTGGGCATTATACAGGTGATATCATGGTAGTTTTAGTCACCACTCGTCCGAAAGTCTTTCGCATTGAACAGCTGATAGAGCTTTTGGTAGCCCAATTCCCGCAGATTAGCTCCATCATGCAAAACATCAATGACCGTGACACCAATGTCATCTTTGGGCAGGAGTTTCGTCTGCTTTATGGTAAGGATTGTATCACTGACCAGATGCTGGGCAACACATTTGAAATTTCAGCTCCGTCCTTTTATCAGGTCAATACCGAAATGGCAGAGAAACTCTACCAGACAGCCATTGATTTTGCGGATGTTAAGCCTAATGACATTGTTGTTGATGCCTACTCTGGGATCGGAACGATTGGACTTTCCTTTGCCAAGCACGTAAAAGCTGTCTATGGTGTCGAAGTCGTGCCTCAAGCGGTAGAAAATAGCAAGCGCAATGCAGAGCTAAATGGCATTACAAACGCTCACTATGTCTGTGATACGGCTGAAAATGCTATGAGCAACTGGGTCAAAGAAGGTATCGAAGCCAATGTCATTGTCGTTGATCCACCGCGCAAAGGCCTGACAGAGAGCTTTATTAAGGCTAGCTGCCATATGAATCCAGACAAGATTGTCTACGTTTCTTGCAATGTCGCAACTCTCGCCCGCGACCTCAAACTTTACCAAGAATTAGGCTATCATCTTAGTAAGATTCAGCCTGTCGATCTATTTCCGCAGACGCATCATGTGGAGTGTGTTAGTCTGCTCGTGAAGGAGAGATAA
- a CDS encoding LCP family protein produces the protein MPKKSDRLNHHESLRLQYLYQNFHYLNEKEMQEYEYLRKKEQGNVFKQVHQEEVATDFGYTDLGLPKYSREHDHIMSFKARKRQSPKKRKFKRIVKWVALAFIFILCGMMFMFVKGLMGGHGNQKAAQTEVFHGENTADGVNILILGTDGRIGESSTDTRTDSIMVLNVGGKDKKMKLVSFMRDTLVHIDGVSQGDEYDQKLNVAYSIGEQDNQQGAELVREMLKDNFDLRIKYYALVDFSTFATAIDTLFPNGVEMNASFSTVDGQEVDEVEVPDDLNMKDGIVPNQTIRVGKQRMDGRTLLNYARFRKDDEGDFGRTRRQQEVMVAIFSQVKDPTKLFTGSEAAGKVFALTSTNIPYSFLLTNGLGVIGDAKNGIEKVTVPENGDWEDAYDMYGGQALLIDFEAYKKKLAQLGLR, from the coding sequence ATGCCAAAGAAATCAGACCGTCTCAATCATCATGAGAGTTTAAGACTTCAATACCTCTATCAAAATTTCCATTATCTCAATGAAAAAGAAATGCAAGAATATGAGTATTTACGAAAGAAAGAGCAGGGGAATGTTTTTAAACAGGTACATCAAGAAGAAGTAGCAACTGACTTTGGCTATACAGATCTAGGTTTACCCAAATACTCTAGGGAGCACGATCATATAATGTCTTTCAAAGCGAGAAAAAGACAGTCTCCTAAAAAGCGGAAATTTAAACGGATTGTGAAATGGGTAGCACTGGCATTTATTTTTATCCTTTGTGGTATGATGTTCATGTTTGTTAAAGGCTTGATGGGCGGACATGGCAATCAAAAAGCAGCTCAAACAGAAGTCTTTCATGGAGAAAATACAGCAGATGGGGTCAATATCTTAATTCTAGGAACGGATGGTCGTATTGGTGAGTCTTCGACGGACACACGGACGGATTCCATAATGGTCTTAAATGTCGGTGGAAAAGACAAGAAGATGAAATTGGTCAGCTTTATGCGAGATACTCTTGTTCATATTGATGGCGTTAGCCAAGGAGATGAATATGATCAAAAGTTGAATGTGGCTTACTCGATTGGAGAGCAAGACAATCAACAGGGAGCAGAGTTGGTGCGTGAAATGCTTAAGGATAACTTTGATTTGAGGATTAAATACTATGCTTTGGTGGATTTCTCAACGTTTGCAACAGCGATTGATACCCTCTTTCCAAATGGAGTAGAGATGAATGCTAGTTTTTCAACCGTTGATGGTCAAGAAGTGGATGAAGTAGAAGTTCCAGATGATTTGAATATGAAAGACGGTATTGTACCAAATCAGACTATTCGTGTCGGAAAGCAGCGTATGGACGGACGAACTCTTCTCAACTATGCTCGTTTTCGTAAGGACGACGAAGGGGACTTTGGTCGAACTCGTCGCCAGCAAGAAGTCATGGTAGCCATTTTTTCACAGGTGAAGGATCCAACCAAGCTCTTCACAGGCTCTGAAGCAGCTGGGAAAGTCTTTGCTCTCACTTCAACCAATATTCCGTATAGTTTCTTATTAACCAATGGCTTGGGAGTAATCGGAGATGCTAAAAATGGGATTGAAAAAGTGACAGTTCCTGAAAATGGTGACTGGGAAGATGCCTATGATATGTATGGTGGACAAGCTCTTCTTATTGATTTTGAAGCCTATAAGAAAAAATTAGCACAGTTAGGATTACGCTAG
- the pheA gene encoding prephenate dehydratase: MKIAYLGPKGSFSHHVAEVAFPQEDLQGYSTITEVMKAYERGEVAYSIVPVENSIEGSVHETLDYLFHQATIHAVAEIVQPIQQQLLATSKEKEIEKILSHPQAIAQGKKYIDTHYPKAGIDMTASTAYAARFVAAHPEKPYAAIAPRSAAKEYGLEIIGQDIQEMSENYTRFWILGENAPKLDLSSQEKKISFALTLPDNLPGALYKALSTFAWRGIDLTKIESRPLKTALGEYFFILDVNGAKEELISFAAEELQTIGITYKVLGNYQVYHIKEQ; the protein is encoded by the coding sequence ATGAAGATTGCCTATCTAGGTCCTAAAGGCTCCTTTTCTCATCATGTGGCAGAAGTAGCTTTTCCACAAGAAGACTTGCAGGGGTATTCCACCATTACCGAGGTCATGAAGGCGTATGAGCGAGGAGAAGTCGCTTATTCGATTGTCCCTGTGGAGAATTCCATTGAAGGTAGTGTCCATGAAACCTTGGATTATCTCTTTCATCAGGCAACTATCCATGCAGTAGCAGAAATTGTGCAACCTATTCAGCAGCAACTTCTTGCGACGTCAAAAGAAAAGGAGATTGAGAAAATTCTCTCTCATCCTCAAGCGATTGCCCAAGGGAAAAAGTATATTGATACCCATTATCCTAAGGCTGGTATTGACATGACGGCGAGTACCGCCTATGCTGCTCGTTTTGTGGCAGCTCATCCAGAAAAGCCCTATGCAGCGATTGCACCGCGCTCTGCTGCTAAGGAGTACGGGCTTGAGATTATCGGGCAGGATATTCAGGAAATGTCTGAGAACTACACACGTTTTTGGATTTTAGGAGAAAATGCCCCAAAGCTTGATTTATCTAGTCAGGAAAAGAAAATCAGTTTTGCACTTACATTGCCAGACAATCTTCCAGGTGCTCTTTATAAAGCCCTATCAACCTTTGCGTGGCGAGGAATTGATTTGACCAAGATTGAAAGTAGACCTCTAAAAACAGCCTTGGGAGAATATTTCTTTATTCTTGATGTTAATGGAGCGAAAGAAGAGTTGATTTCCTTTGCAGCTGAGGAGCTACAAACGATTGGAATTACTTATAAAGTTTTAGGAAACTATCAAGTCTATCATATCAAAGAGCAGTAG
- a CDS encoding shikimate kinase, whose amino-acid sequence MAKFLLGFMGAGKSTLARLLDADFVDMDALLVEKLGMPITEYFEKYGEAAFRQEETALLKDLLAEKTWISTGGGIVMRAENRELLKQGDACIYLKADFETLYERIAKDSTNERPLFLKNSKESLRAIYLERQAWYEEVATRILEVEGKSPEELAEVLR is encoded by the coding sequence ATGGCTAAATTTTTACTCGGCTTTATGGGAGCAGGGAAATCCACCCTGGCTAGGCTTTTAGATGCAGATTTCGTAGATATGGATGCTTTATTAGTGGAAAAGCTTGGCATGCCGATTACAGAGTATTTTGAGAAATATGGAGAAGCTGCTTTTCGGCAGGAAGAAACAGCCTTGCTAAAGGACTTGTTAGCAGAAAAAACGTGGATATCCACAGGCGGTGGCATTGTGATGCGGGCTGAAAACCGAGAACTACTCAAGCAAGGGGATGCTTGTATTTATCTGAAAGCTGATTTTGAAACGCTTTATGAGCGCATTGCTAAAGACAGCACAAATGAAAGACCCTTATTTCTGAAAAACAGCAAGGAAAGTCTGCGCGCTATCTATCTTGAGAGGCAAGCCTGGTATGAAGAGGTAGCAACACGGATTTTAGAGGTTGAAGGAAAATCACCAGAAGAATTGGCGGAGGTGTTGCGATGA
- the aroA gene encoding 3-phosphoshikimate 1-carboxyvinyltransferase, whose translation MKLRTQARALAGSIRVPGDKSISHRSIMFGSLAQGVTKVYGILRGEDVLSTMQVFRDMGVKIEDKGDVVEIHGVGFDGLQRPTKPLDMGNSGTSIRLISGVLAGQDFEVEMFGDDSLSKRPMDRVTIPLRQMGVSISGQTERDLPPLTMKGTKALQPIHYQLPVASAQVKSALIFAALQADGESVIIEKDLTRNHTEDMIRQFGGDIHINGKEIRVKGGQTFKAQEVQVPGDISSAAFWLVAGLIVPNAKIVLENVGIAETRTGILDVIKAMGGKISLTQVDELAKSATMTVETSELVGTEIAGDIIPRLIDELPIIALLATQANGTTVIRDAEELKVKETDRIQVVADALNSMGADITPTEDGMIIKGKTPLHGATVNTFGDHRIGMMTAIASLLVQDGEVHLERAEAIKTSYPSFFEDLEGLLHG comes from the coding sequence ATGAAATTGAGAACGCAAGCGAGAGCATTGGCGGGGAGCATTCGAGTACCGGGAGATAAGTCCATCAGCCATCGCTCGATTATGTTTGGAAGTTTGGCACAAGGTGTGACAAAAGTTTACGGCATTTTACGAGGAGAGGATGTCCTCTCTACCATGCAGGTTTTTCGTGACATGGGAGTGAAAATTGAAGACAAGGGTGATGTCGTTGAGATCCACGGTGTTGGATTTGATGGTTTGCAGCGTCCTACAAAGCCACTTGATATGGGAAATTCTGGAACATCTATTCGTTTGATTTCAGGTGTTTTAGCAGGGCAGGATTTTGAAGTAGAGATGTTTGGAGACGATAGTCTTTCAAAGCGTCCTATGGATCGTGTCACGATTCCTTTGCGACAAATGGGGGTGAGCATTTCTGGACAGACTGAGCGAGATTTGCCACCGCTTACGATGAAGGGGACAAAGGCTTTACAGCCGATTCACTATCAGTTGCCAGTCGCCTCAGCTCAGGTCAAGTCTGCCCTCATTTTTGCAGCCTTACAGGCAGATGGAGAGTCGGTCATTATCGAAAAAGACCTGACTCGCAATCATACTGAGGATATGATTCGCCAGTTTGGTGGAGATATTCACATCAATGGCAAGGAAATCCGAGTAAAAGGTGGACAGACCTTTAAGGCTCAAGAAGTGCAAGTACCGGGAGATATTTCAAGTGCAGCTTTCTGGTTGGTGGCAGGTCTCATTGTGCCAAATGCTAAGATTGTACTTGAGAATGTAGGTATTGCAGAGACCAGAACAGGAATTTTGGATGTTATCAAAGCCATGGGAGGAAAGATAAGCCTCACTCAAGTGGATGAACTTGCTAAATCTGCTACGATGACAGTAGAAACCTCTGAACTAGTAGGAACGGAAATTGCTGGAGACATCATTCCACGCTTGATTGATGAGTTGCCGATTATTGCTCTGTTAGCAACTCAGGCAAATGGTACAACGGTGATTCGTGATGCTGAGGAGCTAAAGGTCAAGGAAACGGATCGCATTCAGGTAGTGGCTGATGCTTTAAATAGCATGGGAGCAGATATTACACCGACCGAGGACGGTATGATTATCAAAGGAAAAACACCGCTTCACGGCGCAACTGTCAATACCTTTGGTGATCACCGAATCGGTATGATGACAGCGATTGCTAGTCTTTTGGTACAAGATGGGGAGGTGCATTTGGAGCGCGCAGAAGCGATTAAGACCAGCTATCCAAGTTTCTTTGAAGATTTAGAGGGCTTGCTTCATGGCTAA
- a CDS encoding YlbF/YmcA family competence regulator: MSNIYDIANQLERAVRELPEYKAVVESKKAVDADSTAKQILEDYLAFQNELQVMAQAGQMPTPEIQEKLQAFGEKIQGNPALATFFGNQQQLSVYLADIERIIFGPIQEVMK, encoded by the coding sequence ATGTCAAACATTTATGATATTGCAAACCAATTAGAACGCGCAGTGCGTGAATTGCCAGAATACAAGGCTGTTGTTGAAAGCAAAAAGGCAGTCGATGCAGATAGCACAGCGAAGCAAATCTTGGAAGACTATCTTGCTTTTCAAAATGAATTGCAAGTAATGGCGCAAGCAGGTCAAATGCCAACGCCAGAAATTCAAGAAAAATTGCAAGCTTTTGGAGAAAAAATCCAAGGAAATCCTGCTCTTGCAACCTTCTTTGGGAATCAACAGCAATTATCTGTTTACCTAGCAGATATTGAACGTATTATCTTTGGTCCTATACAAGAAGTGATGAAGTAA